The genomic segment aataataaaaattttaaaactggaCTCAAGTCAGGAATTCACtactaaaatataatttaaaagcaactatgtatatacatatatatacatatatacatatatatacatatatacatatatatacatatatattttgtttgttgagactcactatgtaactttggcagtcctggaactcactatgtagaccagcctagcttcaaactcacagagatccatctgtctctgcctcctgagtgctgggattaaaagtatgcaccaccagcTGTAACAACATATTTAGATGTATTTATCTCTATAATAACATCAAGTACAAATGGCCAGGAATATAGATCAGTCAGGAGAGTGTTTGCCTAGGATGCAGAAGCCAGGTTCAAACCCTAGCAGTGTataagctgggcttggtggcacacacctgtaattccagtgctcagataagaacaagaggatcaggagttcaagggcagcctaggatacatgagacccaatcacagagagagagagagagagagagagacagagacagagacagacagacagacagaaaaggagaataatGTATAAAGATGTGTGTCAAAAAATAGTAGTGATTACTtttgaatgattttatttttcttataatttttcaaAAGTAATACAGGTTATTCAGAtaatttttcagttttcaaaatgattttttttttcctggagctgaggaccgaacttagggccttgcacttgctaggcaagctctctaccactgagctaaatccccagccctcaaaatgattttaattgattttctgagtttgaaaatatttctacAATAATATCGAATCTGCTTTCCAAAACAAAGGGAAgacaggcatagtggtacatgcccgtgaccccagccctcaggaggcagaaacacgaggatcaggagttcaaggccagcctggctgtctcaaaacaatttaTCAACTCAAAAAGTAAATAACTGGGGACTAGTGAGaaggctcaacaggtaaaggtctTACCACAGAAGCCTGGCGACTTGAGTGTGACCCTAGAAACCCTGTAAAgctggaaggagaaagccagttcCACAGAGCTGTCTTTTGGTCTCCACATGAGTGCTGTGCCATGTGCCTACCCCACTaacaaataaaagatttaaaggaaaaataactaaGCCAGTTAAGTACACCTGGGGGCTAGGGACAGAGCTCAGTGGCAAAGCATTTGCCTACCATAAtcgaggccctgagttcaatccccagtacctaccaaaaaaaaaaaaaaaaaaaaaaaaaaaaaaaaaaaaaaaaaaaaaaaaaagaaagaaagaaagaaagaaagaaagaaagaaagaaagacatgaacCTGAATGGAAAGTAATCAGAAACTAGGAATAATGGTATCTCtgtgatcccaggactcaggaggcttaGGTAAGAGGATCTTTAAGTTTGAAGCtggcctaggctacacagtgagactccaccTAAGAAAAAAAAGGATCTCAAAGCCCTTAAAAGGTCCTACTAAGCTCTCTGCCCCTCACACTGTACAGCAAGCCGGCTAAAAAGATGCGGTAGGGGATCCTGGGTCCTTACACATGGGCTTTACCCACTCTGACCCTGCTTGTAAGTACTAACCTTCAGGAGTTTGAAGCGAGAAGCTGGAACAATGAAGTGTCTATTCTGCTTCTTCTTGCAAATGCTACAGCTACAGAAAGAGCAAAGGCCAGATTATGAGTTACCATCTGCATTGTCCATATGCCCAAGCAGCCCAGCCCAATGCCTGCAGAACCAGCTGACCTCAAATGGGACACCCTTCTCAGCACCATCCAGGGAAGGGAAACTTAGGCAGCTGGACAGGCCACCTGGAGCCTCTGCGCTTCGTGGCTGTGAAGCCTGCTGGTGACAGAGCCAGCAGGGGAGACCACACAGCATTCAGCAATCCTGGACCTCATTTTCTGCTGCCCCCCCTCCCGgccctgaagagaaacagtggactTAAAAGACACTCAGAAAATGAATTCAGACATTTCTATACGTTCATGCCTCTTTAGATGGGCACACCAGAGCCAAGGAAAGAACCGTAGGCTTCCCCCTGTCTCCACATAAGAAAACCAAGCTCTAAGCGTTTTACCCAGAAATACCAAACTGGAAACTGAGTCAAAATCTGCTCTTTTCAACTCcccatttttgtctgtttttatttctctaccCTAGGGATAGTGAACTCAGGTATCACACATACTAAGCAGGCATTCTACTACTAAAGCACACCTCAAGCCCTTCAATTcacgttttgttttttttttctttttaaatttaactttggggctagagatggctcagtggttaagcgcactgactgttctttcagagaaccctggttcgattcccattatccacctggtggctcacagttccagggtaccaaacacctcttctgacccctggggcatgtggtgaacagacatccatgcaggcaaaaacacccacaAGCATaaaataggtattttttttttaagttttaactttattttattctttgagacagagggTCATGTTAaaaatttgtcttttattttattttttgagacagggcctcacgtatccccaggctggcttcaaacttgctaaaGAATTAAAGATGGCTTACAGcttctttgcttgcttgcttacttttcattttgagagcAGAGTGTCATGGACACTAACACCATGCAGCTGGGGACAACCTTtaacctctgatcctcctgtctctacctccccccaGGACAACAGACATGTGacatcatgcccagtttatacAGAAGTAGGGGTCAAATCCAGAGCTTtgcacatgctgggcaaacacCCTACTAAATGGGCCGCATCCCCAGCCCCAGTTCACCTTTTAAAACACTCTGTCTTAGTATAGGATTCTCCAAGAAACTATGCCATAATGTTTCTTTCCAAATCTGGATTCTATTAGTGGCCTAGCCAGTTCTTCACTTGAGGAATTCCATAGTATTTATTATTCACATGAAATTCAGGTACCATTAGAGGTAAAGGACCGGACCCTCTTGAGTAATTATGCCAACAGCTGGTCCAGAAGGCAGACCCTGTTGTTCTCACTCTATTATTATGCCAGGGAAGGTGCTTAAGAAGCAGGCCTGCCACTGATCTGGGTGGTATCATGGGCCTCAtgccaagaacagagagagagagccagtaCATGAAAAGTTTctagccgggcattggtggcgcatgcctttaatcccagcactcacgaggcagagccaggcagatctttgtgagttcgaggccagcctggtctacagagcaagatccaggacaggaaccaaaactacacagagaaaccctgtctcaaccccccccccaaaaaaaagaaagaaagaaaaaagaaaagcttctaGGTGTACATATATACTCTCCACCCAATTACTTTCATCTAGCTTCACAGATAGACTCCTAAGAAGATTCTGCTCAAGATAGGATTCCCAGCATCCCAGCAAAGAATtagggccagcctgatccactTCCTGCTAATCACCCCTAAATCAGTGGTATCAGCTGGAGGCATGAGCCTATAAGCCACAGCTCTGAAAGCCCTGCTTTGTCACCTGAACTGTACTGTGGGGCtctgtggtatatatacacataggcaCAGTCTCCCACACGTACAAACTATAGGTGTTACTCTGACTAACTCAGAATGTTTAGCCTTcccctactttaaaaaaaaaaaaaaaatcacaccaggtggtggtggcgcacacctttaatcccagtactcaggaggcagaggccggtggatctctgagtttgaggctagcctggtctacacagtgagttccagggcagctaggactacacatagaaaccctgtctccaaaaaaccaaaaaaactaactaactaaccagACTAGTGAGCTGGGTTGGCAACTAAAGGTACCCACCACCAGCCCGATGGCTGGATGATCCCACGACCAAGCAGAGAACTGAcacccacaagctgtcctctgacctccacacatgctaaAGGTATAACATATAGTAACTTTTAAAACTGTCACTGAAAATTCCCAGTCAGACACACAAGCGGGAAGAGGAGAACAATGAACCTTTATGTGCCCAGTACCTGATATAACAGTTATCAGCTCGCGGCCAACACTGTTTCATCTACACCCTGACTCCCCAGACGGGTCTGAAACACAGTCTTTTTGGTCCTCGAGTCTTCTAAGCCAATGTGGAAAGATAAAAATACTCACTTGCAGTCGAAGATGTGTAAGTCTGCTGAAGCCCAAACTTCAAAACGGACCGCTCCACAGTGGCAGCCTCCCGTGTGCTTCACCAGGCCCTGGTACTCACTAAACGGAATAAAAACTAGAGCATAAGAACTTCTAACAGGCAGGCAGGGGCCTTGTGGCATGGCTCCTGTCTTTTTGTGCTCGAAAGAAAGGCAGGCTGGGACAACCACCAGGTACATTTCATAAAAGAGGTTCAGTTATTTTCGCTGTGAACGGTCTTGAATTTTATAAGACTGCAAAATAAAACATTCCCAGAATTCAGTAAATACGAAGATAGAGGAGAGGCCTAGCTCTCCCCGAcccaaacatttttatttacatgtcaactgttgagtgaaaaaaaaatatttatgagcTAAGTACCAAGAAGAGTCTTTACCAACCTTAAGCGGCCACCCAGCAAACTGgccaaatatttcattttggttGTAATAAAGTCAGTAAAGTGGCTATGTAAAAGCAAGACAGGTTGCCCAGTTGGGTCTACTGACTCAGAAATGCTTTCTGGGGGGATAACAAAGGCTTTCATAACTCTGGGATAACAAAGGCTTTCATAACTCCGTTCACTCTCCTCTTGTACTTCTCAAGTACATGACTTTTTACACAACTCTATACTGCCGGAGCCAGCCCCTAACTCAATATTAAGACTCAATGAACATCATGAAGCTCCTTCCCCAAAGACTAGACATTCTTGCCACTAATAAATGAGAGAACATTTCACGTGAACAATGAAGGGAAAACCCGCTCACTGCAGCCTTACTTTGCCATCTGATTAATGGCAAGACTGAATACTCTCCCAGGTCCCTCTAACAAGTTAACATCTCAATTTCTTCTTCCATAGACAATGTTTAgcgtaaacaaacaaacaaaaaccgcaAATGTTATTATATTTAGTAACAGAACGAGAAGCTCCTGTGATCATCCCACCGAGAGATTTCATATTTGCTATATATTCCTCCAAACCTTTTTCTATGCAATATTTGAATAAAATCGTTAGTGTATATAACATACACTTTCTTGGCACAAAAAAGTTAGCTTAGAGGACATAAAAGTAACTGTAAGCAAGCTTACAGCATGCTAATCTGCTGAGCAAAACATCTTTTCGTGCCAATATTTTTACTATCTTTTCCTAGATCATTATCAGCTTGTTTTCAGGGAAAATATTAACTCAAATTTTTGCTTTGTGCGTCTAAGGATTGGGGCTTTTTTGTtcgtttcattttgagacagggtgtcatgcagcttaggctggcctcaaattaactatgtagacaaggatgaccttgaacttccagatcttcctgcctccagcttccaagCACTGGGTTTACAGACACGGACCACATTACCCCTggcttgtttctgttttcctttctttctttctctctttcttctgagaaaggatgtttctgtagcccagattggccctTAAATAGTTGTactcctccacctctgcctcctaaaaactagtattataggcatgtgctactgtgCCCAGCCCCATGGATCTTTATAGAGTATCTCTTAGACCTCCCAATAGCTAGTACACAACAGGTACTCaacaaatgttatttttaattttttaagttttaattggtttttgttttaagttaaTATTTTATAGTATTCAATTTATAGCCAAGGGGGATTAAAACTAAAAAGCAAAGCacaaagaaaactaaataaatagtCCGTTTCTGAGAGGATGCACCAACACCAAGAGAACTTTTTCTGGAACAAAGACAAAAGAACATCTTGATGTTTATGAAAAAGGAGCTCTGATTTTTAAGTAATCGTTCAGTTAATATCAGTTTTgtcttttattgttctttttcagTTCGTCTGGGAGTGAGAACCTGCATGACTAGGGCATTCAGTATTTCTCTGTAGCACAATGGTTAAATGAGGAGGGGGGTTCACATCCCATTTGGTAAAGAGGAGACAATTCTGGCCGGCATAGTTACCAGCTTTTTTCCCAGTAAAGGACCCCTGAGATGCTCCCTGGGCCATCTAAGAAGCTGGAAGCACTTCAGGAGCACAGATGGAGGAGAACAAAGTAAAGCCTGCCACCCGGGACCCCAGGTGAGAGCACAAagcctcttcccattccctcccgcACGCGTCGGTCCAGGACAGCGCTTTGCGCGCGCTTCCCTCCGGAATCAATAACCCGCGCCCTCCCTCCCGGGAACTGCCCGGAACAACTGGCCCTCGCTCCCTAAGGCCCCTAAATTCTCCACTTGGACCTTTCCTCCCGCCCGCCCTCCGAAAGCACGTGCAAATACGGGTAAAATGGTCTTGGTGGCAGGGAAACCGTGGGATGCCTGTCCTTTGCACCCGGAGAGGCCCTCCCGCGCATGCAGCCGGACACAGTCCTGAGCGGCCAGCCCGGGCAGCGGGGGCCTGGCCCCGGCTCCGCACTCAGCCTCGGGTCCCGCCGCCGGTGCGCACTTGGCAGGTGCTGGCCCGCCGCCCCCGCCACACTCACAAGGTGTCCAGCAGCAGCTTGGCGGCGCCCTCGAAGCTGAGCCGTTGCCGCTTCTGGAACGTCTCCCAGCGCTCCCGCTGCTCCCCCAGGTCGAGCGCAGACACCGAGGCGGCGGGGGTGTCGGCCGGCGGTGGCTCCTCGGCGGCCGCCTCCTGGGCCCGCGGCGGCGGCTTGGGCCGCGGCTTTGCCGACGGCTGCGAACcggccgccccgcccccgcccccggccTTAGCCTTGCCCGCCGCGCGCCGCGCGCGGCTTTCGCCGCCGGCCAGGCCCCCGGAGGCACCGGAGCGCCGCTGCTCCCGCGGCTCGGTCGCCACCGCGCTCCGCGTCCGCCGCATGTCTCCCTCAGCCAGGCGCACGTCTCCCTCAGCCAGGCGCACAGGCCTCTCCGCTCTGCGCGTCCCCGCCGGCTGATGCGCGTCCCCGCCTGTGACAACCTGAAGGCCCCGAGGGTGGTGCGCAGCACTCCGGGACACGCGAGCTCCGGACCCGGCTTCTGCGGCCTGCCGGCCACGGGAGACCCTCGGCCGTGTGGTCTAGTGTCGAGGAGGATCTAACAGGACCGCGCCTCCACCTGCGCTTGCAGGTAATCGCGCTCGTTTGATCTGCGAAGGCACTTTGGTCTCTACTGTCGCCAGGACCTTCAACCCTACATTCGGGACCTGGAGAAGGCCTAAGGTCAGGTCTCGATGCATGGCCACATCAGAGCCGACAAGCTTGGGCGACCTGGTCTCCAAGGTGGTGGTGACATTACCAACGTTGGAGAAGCCATGTGCCTAATAGGAGCTAACGTATATGTAAATGGTCTGGCACTTGCTAGTTGAAGCATAAATGACAGCTGGAATCCTTTGATTAATGGTCAACAGacattttgggttttatttttttattttttattatttttttgcagAACTGGGAATAGGTCCTATTGTGCAAACACTTTACACTGCGCCACATTCCCAGGCCtggattttgttttcaattttaagtAAATGAATAGATCCAGGATTATATTCTGTTTGTAGGCTTTTGCAGAATACGATActgaagtttaaagaaaaaaaatcacaagaacacCCCCCACTCCCGGCATCCCAGATAGTCTCCAAACCCTCTTAGTTGCTGTCACACTTTCAAACATTTTCCTACtcattttcttgaatttttccttttcaactttgtttttgttaattcATACGTTTATTATAATGTATAATCCATTTATTTTCAGTCTTTGTGAGACTGAAAATATTGATTAAAGATTTTTTCCAAGTATATCTTTATCTATTTATAAATCTTCATGAAGTTTTAACACAAAATCCTCACTCCTTAAAACTTCTTAGATACACAATGTGTTCTGCTGTTTCCTTTGCTTTATAGTTTGCATAAAGTGCTCATATCTTAAATGTACAGATTTGCACCCACCGATTCAGATGTGGCACATCCTAGCACACTAGAATATCtcgaaaaagaaaacagaagtggggttgaagagatggctcagaggttaagcggGCGCTGGTGGCTCTTCCAGAtttccagtaaccacatggtggctcacaaccatctgtaataaaatctggtgccctcttctggtgtgtaggtatatatgcaggcagaacaatgtatacataataaataaataaatagatcttaaaaaaaaaacaggaaacagaaatgaCCCCTGTTTTGACTTTTATCACCACTTCTAACTTGTGCCAATTGGGGGTAAAGCCAGTTGTGGGGGGGCCGCCCCCACATTTTACAGGGTTACttatgaggaagagagaggcatAAGGAAttagtagatagaaagatagaggagatgagacagacagaaacacaggatagcttcgggaggacctggatcaaaatccaccggccccttctgtctcttctaaagggctttttaaaggaatgccaaggggccgggcaaaagacctcccccttgctagatcaaatcGTACTGCACatccaagtgtagacccttccaaacacctggtaactatgcccgtggtcaatccatccccttatgcagccctgctgggtaaagcgaGTTcatatctcactaggaaacctctgtgggctcccacagctaGTATTTACGTTAACATTTGTATCCAAATCTTTTTGTAGACTAATTTCTCTTCCAAATATTCGAAGTGGAATTTCTGGTTCATACGTTAAGACTGTGTTGTGATAAGAGTCTTATAATGT from the Peromyscus eremicus chromosome 8a, PerEre_H2_v1, whole genome shotgun sequence genome contains:
- the Cenpv gene encoding centromere protein V codes for the protein MRRTRSAVATEPREQRRSGASGGLAGGESRARRAAGKAKAGGGGGAAGSQPSAKPRPKPPPRAQEAAAEEPPPADTPAASVSALDLGEQRERWETFQKRQRLSFEGAAKLLLDTFEYQGLVKHTGGCHCGAVRFEVWASADLHIFDCNCSICKKKQNRHFIVPASRFKLLKGAESITTYTFNTHKAQHTFCKRCGVQSFYTPRSNPGGFGIAPHCLDEGTVRSVVTEEFNGSDWERAMKEHKTIKNMSKE